A DNA window from Zingiber officinale cultivar Zhangliang chromosome 3A, Zo_v1.1, whole genome shotgun sequence contains the following coding sequences:
- the LOC122052659 gene encoding brassinosteroid-responsive RING protein 1-like isoform X3, translated as MGFPSVCYTVILPRPVALVVQLLDLLKLALSAGLFFLGLPSSPPYSAAVDDLYPFPTYPLLHLSDSHLPPPASVKSRLPVVRFSALRSDGSALCAVCLGALHPSHEVRHLGNCLHAFHKSCIDKWVDVGQLTCPLCRAPLLHHQPPEDDDEPSNNSLERTERED; from the exons ATGGGCTTCCCCTCCGTCTGCTACACCGTCATCCTACCCCGCCCCGTCGCCCTCGTTGTCCAACTCCTCGATCTCCTGAAGCTCGCCCTCTCCGCCGGCCTCTTCTTCCTCGGCCTCCCCTCCTCCCCTCCCTACTCCGCCGCTGTCGATGACCTCTACCCATTCCCCACCTACCCGCTCCTCCACCTCTCCGACTCCCACCTCCCTCCTCCCGCCTCCGTCAAGTCCCGCCTCCCCGTCGTCCGCTTCTCCGCCCTCCGCTCCGACGGCTCCGCCCTCTGCGCCGTCTGCCTCGGCGCCCTCCACCCCAGCCACGAGGTCCGCCACCTCGGAAACTGCCTCCACGCCTTCCACAAGTCCTGCATCGACAAGTGGGTCGACGTCGGCCAGCTCACCTGCCCTCTCTGCCGCGCTCCGCTCCTCCACCATCAACCGCCGGAGGATGACGATGAG CCAAGCAATAATTCTCTGGAAAGAACTGAGAGAGAGGACTAG
- the LOC122052659 gene encoding brassinosteroid-responsive RING protein 1-like isoform X2, whose product MGFPSVCYTVILPRPVALVVQLLDLLKLALSAGLFFLGLPSSPPYSAAVDDLYPFPTYPLLHLSDSHLPPPASVKSRLPVVRFSALRSDGSALCAVCLGALHPSHEVRHLGNCLHAFHKSCIDKWVDVGQLTCPLCRAPLLHHQPPEDDDEVPSLSPANNESLPP is encoded by the exons ATGGGCTTCCCCTCCGTCTGCTACACCGTCATCCTACCCCGCCCCGTCGCCCTCGTTGTCCAACTCCTCGATCTCCTGAAGCTCGCCCTCTCCGCCGGCCTCTTCTTCCTCGGCCTCCCCTCCTCCCCTCCCTACTCCGCCGCTGTCGATGACCTCTACCCATTCCCCACCTACCCGCTCCTCCACCTCTCCGACTCCCACCTCCCTCCTCCCGCCTCCGTCAAGTCCCGCCTCCCCGTCGTCCGCTTCTCCGCCCTCCGCTCCGACGGCTCCGCCCTCTGCGCCGTCTGCCTCGGCGCCCTCCACCCCAGCCACGAGGTCCGCCACCTCGGAAACTGCCTCCACGCCTTCCACAAGTCCTGCATCGACAAGTGGGTCGACGTCGGCCAGCTCACCTGCCCTCTCTGCCGCGCTCCGCTCCTCCACCATCAACCGCCGGAGGATGACGATGAG GTTCCATCTTTGTCTCCTGCAAACAACGAAAGCTTGCCTCCCTGA
- the LOC122052659 gene encoding brassinosteroid-responsive RING protein 1-like isoform X1: MGFPSVCYTVILPRPVALVVQLLDLLKLALSAGLFFLGLPSSPPYSAAVDDLYPFPTYPLLHLSDSHLPPPASVKSRLPVVRFSALRSDGSALCAVCLGALHPSHEVRHLGNCLHAFHKSCIDKWVDVGQLTCPLCRAPLLHHQPPEDDDENGGRKQDHSKTRPRRLTKEDTVCLQKPCQRGISSIKWFHMPICYTKVSHRPACLVTRRKKSE, encoded by the exons ATGGGCTTCCCCTCCGTCTGCTACACCGTCATCCTACCCCGCCCCGTCGCCCTCGTTGTCCAACTCCTCGATCTCCTGAAGCTCGCCCTCTCCGCCGGCCTCTTCTTCCTCGGCCTCCCCTCCTCCCCTCCCTACTCCGCCGCTGTCGATGACCTCTACCCATTCCCCACCTACCCGCTCCTCCACCTCTCCGACTCCCACCTCCCTCCTCCCGCCTCCGTCAAGTCCCGCCTCCCCGTCGTCCGCTTCTCCGCCCTCCGCTCCGACGGCTCCGCCCTCTGCGCCGTCTGCCTCGGCGCCCTCCACCCCAGCCACGAGGTCCGCCACCTCGGAAACTGCCTCCACGCCTTCCACAAGTCCTGCATCGACAAGTGGGTCGACGTCGGCCAGCTCACCTGCCCTCTCTGCCGCGCTCCGCTCCTCCACCATCAACCGCCGGAGGATGACGATGAG AATGGCGGTCGAAAACAAGATCATTCAAAGACGAGGCCAAGAAGGCTCACAAAAGAAGACACAGTATGCTTGCAGAAACCTTGCCAAAGAGGCATCTCTAGTATCAAGTGGTTTCACATGCCAATTTGTTATACGAAAGTTTCTCACCGGCCGGCATGTCTTGttacaaggaggaagaagagtgaaTAA